The DNA window GAGTTATACAGCTGGACGGCCATGCAACGAGAGAGAGGGTTCATCCTGCCCTTTGTTTCTCTTCACTCAcgttagtgtttttgtttttccctctttgCTCCAACACAGCCTCGCTACAGCCTGTCCATCCTGAACGTGTCCTCTGTGGCGGGGTCAGCGAGCACCATGTCGGGGTCATTGAGCATGTGCAGTCCGTCCAGTGTGAGTGGATCTATCTTCAGCTCATCCAGGGGGAACTGGGAGTCGGCATCGAAGCTGACATCACCAACACCCGCCAGAGAGTTGGTCAGCTCTTTAGAGAGGCTGGGCGGAGACTCACCTGTGACTAAGAAAGGTGACAGCAGAGAAACGCAGACAGCTTCAACACAAAGCAGTCATTGAGCTACCAATGGGAcggatacattttaaaaaacagatggCATCATGATCAGATGGCATcttgaattattgaaatattcaaaCATCTCAACACAAATGGGTCTTCCAATTGATCAATAACCCTGAAGACCCCCCACATACTTGGGCGTTCGGCATTTTCTATTAGTGGACTCTGCGCACATCGACTGCAGACAGTTGAGATTTATTAGTCAGGCGTAACGATTGCCTATATTTCTCATGACAGATTTCTTTATTTCCCCCAATCCAAAAATCTTGAATTCTCCCACAGTAGaattcaagcactttccaaTAATTTTCAAGCTAAGTCTTCAAATCTTTCCAGCACCACTCACCACACCAGCTAGTTGGGCACCTAGCCGTGTTTCTTCTCAATAAAAAGCACCCACCACATGCCTGTTAGTGGCACAAAGTGGGAGTCTGTCTGATGCGCGTCCTTGCAACTGGTTGGATTGACTCTCAACCTTATCAGCTTGACATAACATACAAAACAGTTCAGTGTGAACACCCGTTTCCTCCCAAGCAGTTTATTGTGCAACAAAGAGCACATGGACGTGAAAATAAACCTTTGAGCAGATGTGTACGGTAGATGTGTGCTCTGCATTGTAAAATGTGCCCAAGTTTGTGGAGGCCATAAGCCCATCACCAAATTTGCACAAGTGAAACAAGCTCAGTATTTTTGGAGGGGCCATCACAAACCCCTGATTGATatcacaaagaaaatgtttaaggaaGAGCTGAAAAAGTATGTTTGAGCATGACGTCTCAAACCTGACTCAGTTACAAGAGTTCTGTCAAGACAAGTGGACCAAAATTCCTGCAAACTGTTGTGAGACGTTGTAGACggatatgaaaacatttatttagaacttaaaaaaaatctcctagcTCTCGTATGTAGTAAATATAAATAGttttggtaatcctaactgacctCAAACAGGCAAAGTTCAGTCTGATTTAATAATGGATAGTGGGGGAGAAATAGTTATGGGTTGTATTTTATagtatatgtaaatatctggtctCAACTGTATTCCCATCTTTTTACCTGGAAATGCACTTTCTGAAAGTGCATTTCCAGAATGAGCTGGGTTTTCCTTCTGCTGCCCAGATTTGGATGGGTGAAGGACAATGTATGGATGGGTGGTGGTGCTGCTACCTGTTAGAATGATGTTGGGGATGTTGCCATGGCTACTGTAGTTGAGTTGCTGCGAGTCCTGTAAGCTGCTGCCGGTGAGGCCCATCATGGCCGCCTGCGTGTAGTTGAGGGTGGAGCATTGGCTGAAAAGGCTGGACGAGCTGATGGGACTTTCAATCATGTTGAACTGCTCAAGCTGAAAAGCACAGATTTGTGAGGCAGAGCAAAGTCAGGACAACGTTCTGTCCTTGGTTACTGGTAGTCTTGGTTACCTGGTGAGAGAGTGCATTGGTCTGCCTCGATGCCAGCTGCTGATCATAGAAGGAGTCGCCAAATATACTGCCCACCACAGGAATGTGCTGCAGGGGAAAGGAAATGcgaattaaaatcagaaaatagaATGCAAGTTTCtctaataaacacaaaaaagtcatCCAATTTAATAAGGCCATATTTTAGTGATGGAGTAACAAGGAAAACCAAGCAAGACATCACATCACACAGCTGTCCAGCAGAGCAGGAAATATAAGCAAGTGGTTCTCATTACCAGGGCTAACACAAGCCTATGAAAGAGTGAATGTTGGCAGCTGCAGCCCCGTTGGAAAAGAATCacaattcagtttattaaagAGAGGCCTTGGTGGTGGTATAATAAACACCAAGACAACAAACCCTGgcaatttaggaaaaaaaaaaaacaagaggtaAAATCCAGCATGACAGAGCGGTCAAATTGGATTTacagaggttaaaaaaaataaaaaaaaaaaaaagagttgaaatTTTCCttaaataatcttaaaaaaaacaaatgcctCATAGAGCACATTATCAACAGTGTGGGATTTGCTTTCTTATGTGGTAGAGTCCCCGCTTAAGCATCATCTTAGCCAGAGAGAGCACAGTCCATGAATGATTAGAATCTGAGGAATTTTGACCTGAACTTTCACTGATTTATCCACAATTAATTTACCCACAATTGtatagtaaaaacaaaatgcaaaaatgtctCTTTATGCACAGAAAAGAAGATTTAAAATTCATAAACtgagttgttaaaaaaaatagcactttctccagaaatatattttattatacaagGAGCATCCCATTGTGGTTCACACTGAGAAAACCAACATGTTGTCATGCACACAGTGACAGTGGAGATGAGGAGATGAGTAATGCAGCTGCTGACACCATGAGTGGTGCAAACACACAGAATGAAAAGCAGCCTGGCTATGAACAGTTAGCTTTCCCCCAGAAGCAAAGCCCTTCCCCAGACAGCAGCGAGCTCGGAGGGTGGGCCCTTACTTGAGGCGAGCCTCCAGGGGAGAAGCCTTGATTGGAGACTGGGGAGGTTGGAGACTGAGTGGCTGGTGAGCCAGTCTGATTGCGATACTGTTGGAGGGAAGAGGGTTAGCTAACACTAAGCTTCATGTctggcacaaacacacacatctttaGCAATAAGATCAAAATGTGTACAGTTGCAGGTTAAAGTTTGGCAGTGACATATATGCtatgttttgcaaatgttgcatctttattattatattacctAGTGATTTGTTGGATGTTAACATGGTATCAAAGTGTGTTACCACTTGATGCCATGTGGTATCAAGTGGTACTGACATTGACATTGTTTTCTTGTGTTACTCCTGGAGAAAAGCATGCACAACATTTTCTGGACCACTGAGAACTTCAAGGTAAGAAGTTAAATAGGACAGAACAATTTCACAAGGTTTCAGTGACAGTTTTTCCTGATCAGTTCTTCTACAGAATCAAGTTACTAGTGCAGAGCTTGTTCAACATCAGCAGCAGGTGAGTGAGAGTGTATCTGCATGCACAAAGAGACTTTGGGGCAGAAAAGAAGATACTTGTGTCTAAAAAAAGATATCAAGGAGAGACAGCTAAGTTCTGCAGGAGGTTTAGTGATGGACAGTAGAAGGCTGCTGAAAAGGTACCTTCTGTGATTAAATGTCCATCATTCCAGGAAGAGGGCTTACTCACAGCTCTGAACAAGAACACTGCCATAAATAATGATAGAGTAAAAAAAGAATCCAAGAGCTACTTCGTCCAACAATGTAGGAACAATTTGGTGCTTTGAGTACATTCAGCACAAGGAAAAATAGTTGATGGAGGGGGTTAAAAAAATCCTgttggaattaaaaaaaaactatagtcTGTTATATAAAGTTGGCTCCTGGATAAGCAGGAACCAAACAAACTGTGATCAACTCCGAGCACCAATAGTCAAGATTTAACAGTGTAGAGGACATCCAGGATGCCAGAATAAATTAAGTTATGAAAAGGCATCAAAACTCCACATACCGACTATCTGcataaatttaatataaaagttTTTAGAAGTCAtatgtttgtagttgttttttcaGTTGACCATAAAATGTTGTTACCACAGAATAACATCTGTGTCACTGCCAAAGCCTTTCACTATGACTGTACAGTACAGTGGACAAAACAACAAGTTTTATCATCAGCCTCTGCATAAGAAGTGAGAAAATTTTGGTAGGGAGTTCATTTTGTCTGTCTACACAATAGCAGCAAGTCTACGTAAGTAAAAAGGATCATGTCATGTTTTCAAAAGATTTATATATTGAGCATACCAACAAAGTGGTAATCATGACAATATTAGGaaacatttccacaaagctGTGACCCTGccttcactttactgactgaattGTGTGTTTCTTACCGAGCTGATGCTCATGCTGGCGGTGGTTTGGCTGTCCGGGGAGGGACTGCTTGCAGTGGCTGTCCCAGACGAGGCCAGAGTGGGCAGAGCGATGAGCTGGATGCCCTGTGGCAGCGCCGGCTGTTTCTGGAGGTCACTGAGTAGCTGAGCCTGGGCCTGAGGCGTCAGCTGGTTGAACAGGGGATACTGGGAAAGCTGCTGTTCCAaagttaatgtttctgtttgcaaaGCCTAAAGAcaagagcacacacacactcacaattACAGTGTTTCACCTtgaacaacaagaaaaaaaccaagTGAAGCCTGATGCCAGACATTTACCTGTGTAATATTAACAGGTGAGGAGAGCGTGGGTGAGAGCTGCTGTGGGGACTGTTGGAGgtggaggtcagaggtgagaGTAAGTGGCACCACAGGTGGCTGCCTGCGCTGGCCCGTTACAGTCATGGACGGCTGAGAGGGCGTGGTGATCCCTGGCAACAGAAGAGTCACACATGCACAAGTCACTGGGTTTTGTTAGAGGAAAGTCAGATTACTAAGCATTCAAACATGAGAATCAGCTAAGAAATCATAGAAATCGTTTAATATACTGTTTCTTAAAGCTCGACTTTTATTACAGGCAACACACATACAGACTGCTCTCACCACGGACCACATTTATTCACCCATGTCATGTGTCAAAAACAAGCAAGTGAACGTTGTTGCCGTCCAAAGCAAAGAGGATAACGAATATGCGGGAAACTAATTTTAAATGAgaatttcacagaaaataaacagcCAGCTGGTGACCAGAACAAGATGTAGTGAGTAACTGCTGTCTGTCCAAAATACTCATCAGCTCTGAGAGAATGAGATTTTAGTACATAATGAGAGGCAGGCAGCAGCCCACTGGGATAAACTGTAGACCAAAAAGAAAGCAGCATCTAACACAAAGctatgtttaatgttttctgcacACAGATAGATACACAACAAAGCCTATTCTAAAATCATCTGGGTTGTAATGTGCCTTGGGGTAGAGATTACTTTTCTG is part of the Xiphophorus hellerii strain 12219 chromosome 9, Xiphophorus_hellerii-4.1, whole genome shotgun sequence genome and encodes:
- the LOC116725861 gene encoding CREB-regulated transcription coactivator 1-like isoform X2, which codes for MASSNNPRKFSEKIALHNQKQAEETAAFEEVMKDLNITRAARLQLQKTQYLQLGQNRGQYYGGSLPNVNQIGNGNIDLPFQNSVLDTSRTSRHHGLVDRVYRDRNRITSPHRRPLSVDKHGRQIDSCPYSSVYLSPPPDTSWRRTNSDSALHQSAMNPKPQEVFSGGSQELQPKRVPGTENSESDADKDVQKQLWDDKKDDASQPNTCDVPGINIFPSPDQELSPSVVPAAHNTGGSLPDLTNIQFPPPLSTPLDPEDTVSFPSLSSANSTGSLTTNLTHLGISAASHGITTPSQPSMTVTGQRRQPPVVPLTLTSDLHLQQSPQQLSPTLSSPVNITQALQTETLTLEQQLSQYPLFNQLTPQAQAQLLSDLQKQPALPQGIQLIALPTLASSGTATASSPSPDSQTTASMSISSYRNQTGSPATQSPTSPVSNQGFSPGGSPQHIPVVGSIFGDSFYDQQLASRQTNALSHQLEQFNMIESPISSSSLFSQCSTLNYTQAAMMGLTGSSLQDSQQLNYSSHGNIPNIILTVTGESPPSLSKELTNSLAGVGDVSFDADSQFPLDELKIDPLTLDGLHMLNDPDMVLADPATEDTFRMDRL
- the LOC116725861 gene encoding CREB-regulated transcription coactivator 1-like isoform X3, with amino-acid sequence MASSNNPRKFSEKIALHNQKQAEETAAFEEVMKDLNITRAARNSVLDTSRTSRHHGLVDRVYRDRNRITSPHRRPLSVDKHGRQIDSCPYSSVYLSPPPDTSWRRTNSDSALHQSAMNPKPQEVFSGGSQELQPKRVLLLTVPGTENSESDADKDVQKQLWDDKKDDASQPNTCDVPGINIFPSPDQELSPSVVPAAHNTGGSLPDLTNIQFPPPLSTPLDPEDTVSFPSLSSANSTGSLTTNLTHLGISAASHGITTPSQPSMTVTGQRRQPPVVPLTLTSDLHLQQSPQQLSPTLSSPVNITQALQTETLTLEQQLSQYPLFNQLTPQAQAQLLSDLQKQPALPQGIQLIALPTLASSGTATASSPSPDSQTTASMSISSYRNQTGSPATQSPTSPVSNQGFSPGGSPQHIPVVGSIFGDSFYDQQLASRQTNALSHQLEQFNMIESPISSSSLFSQCSTLNYTQAAMMGLTGSSLQDSQQLNYSSHGNIPNIILTVTGESPPSLSKELTNSLAGVGDVSFDADSQFPLDELKIDPLTLDGLHMLNDPDMVLADPATEDTFRMDRL
- the LOC116725861 gene encoding CREB-regulated transcription coactivator 1-like isoform X1, coding for MASSNNPRKFSEKIALHNQKQAEETAAFEEVMKDLNITRAARLQLQKTQYLQLGQNRGQYYGGSLPNVNQIGNGNIDLPFQNSVLDTSRTSRHHGLVDRVYRDRNRITSPHRRPLSVDKHGRQIDSCPYSSVYLSPPPDTSWRRTNSDSALHQSAMNPKPQEVFSGGSQELQPKRVLLLTVPGTENSESDADKDVQKQLWDDKKDDASQPNTCDVPGINIFPSPDQELSPSVVPAAHNTGGSLPDLTNIQFPPPLSTPLDPEDTVSFPSLSSANSTGSLTTNLTHLGISAASHGITTPSQPSMTVTGQRRQPPVVPLTLTSDLHLQQSPQQLSPTLSSPVNITQALQTETLTLEQQLSQYPLFNQLTPQAQAQLLSDLQKQPALPQGIQLIALPTLASSGTATASSPSPDSQTTASMSISSYRNQTGSPATQSPTSPVSNQGFSPGGSPQHIPVVGSIFGDSFYDQQLASRQTNALSHQLEQFNMIESPISSSSLFSQCSTLNYTQAAMMGLTGSSLQDSQQLNYSSHGNIPNIILTVTGESPPSLSKELTNSLAGVGDVSFDADSQFPLDELKIDPLTLDGLHMLNDPDMVLADPATEDTFRMDRL